In the genome of Dioscorea cayenensis subsp. rotundata cultivar TDr96_F1 chromosome 1, TDr96_F1_v2_PseudoChromosome.rev07_lg8_w22 25.fasta, whole genome shotgun sequence, one region contains:
- the LOC120264413 gene encoding uncharacterized protein LOC120264413, whose amino-acid sequence MAGGGGVCKQRHSNLQCFLSRITPSVVSYSLPKSCFQEVTEPWPPIDKDTIGCFTLGDLWDNYNEWSAYGAGAPILLKNGETVVQYYVPYLSAIQIYTSKPLSVSRFSGEESETDSWSDDSESEKLSRSSDAISDDSGGDPESLWPRKDRLGHLYMHYVENTAPYGRVPLITKVNELEQQYPGLMSLKSVELSPASWMSVAWYPIYHIPTRRNVKDLSACFLTYHTISSSFQDSIIGDVTEKDSCCSIIDKTGRNRNETNEYISLPPFGLATYKMQGNLWIDHEAGDHERIISLFNVADSWLKQLRVRHHDFTYFSTH is encoded by the exons AtggctggtggaggtggtgttTGTAAACAAAGGCACTCCAACTTGCAGTGTTTTCTCAGCAGGATCACACCCTCTGTGGTGTCCTACTCTCTTCCAAAG TCTTGTTTTCAAGAAGTGACCGAACCATGGCCTCCGATCGACAAGGACACAATAGGTTGCTTCACCCTCGGAGATCTCTGGGACAATTACAATGAATGGAGTGCTTATGGTGCCGGTGCTCCGATACTTCTTAAAAACGGCGAGACCGTGGTTCAATACTATGTGCCTTACCTTTCGGCCATTCAAATCTACACCAGCAAACCCTTGTCTGTTTCAAG GTTTTCCGGGGAGGAAAGCGAGACCGATTCGTGGAGTGATGACAGTGAGAGTGAGAAGTTGTCTCGATCTTCGGATGCCATTTCTGATGACTCGGGTGGTGATCCGGAGAGTCTCTGGCCCAGGAAAGACCGTCTTGGACATCTATACATGCATTATGTTGAAAACACTGCTCCTTATGGAAGGGTGCCGCTCATAACTAAG GTAAATGAATTAGAACAGCAATATCCCGGCTTGATGTCTTTGAAGAGTGTGGAGCTCTCACCAGCTAGTTGGATGTCTGTCGCTTG GTACCCTATTTATCATATTCCGACGAGAAGAAATGTGAAGGATCTGTCTGCTTGCTTCCTTACCTATCATACTATCTCATCGTCTTTTCAAG ATAGTATAATCGGGGACGTGACAGAGAAAGACTCATGCTGTAGTATCATCGATAAAACAGGAAGGAACCGAAATGAAACCAATGAGTACATATCACTCCCGCCATTCGGCTTGGCTACTTACAAAAtgcaagggaacctttggatcGATCATGAAGCCGGAGATCATGAACGAATCATTAGTCTCTTCAACGTCGCAGACTCTTGGCTAAAACAGCTCCGTGTTCGACATCATGACTTCACTTACTTCAGCACTCACTAG